A stretch of Equus caballus isolate H_3958 breed thoroughbred chromosome 11, TB-T2T, whole genome shotgun sequence DNA encodes these proteins:
- the OMG gene encoding oligodendrocyte-myelin glycoprotein isoform X1, producing MALMEYQILKMSPSLLILLFLTPGILCICPLQCTCTERHRHVDCSGRNLTTLPSGLQENIIHLNLSYNHFTDLHNQLTQYTNLRTLDISNNRLESLPAQLPRSLWNMSAANNNIKLLDKSDTAYQWNLKYLDVSKNMLEKVVLIKNTLRSLEILNLSDNKLWTVPTNMPSKLHIVDLSNNSLTQILPGTLINLTNLTHLYLHNNKFTFIPDQAFDQLFQLQEITLYNNRWSCDHKQNLTYLLKWMMETKAHVIGTPCSSQISSLKEHNIYPTPSGFTSSLFTLSGMQTVDTINSLSMVTQSKVTKTPKQYRTKETTFGATLSKDTTFTSTDKAFVPYPEDTSTEMINSHEAAAATLTIHLQDGIVTNTSLTSSTKSSPTPMTLSITSGMPNNFSEMPPQSTTLNLRREETTTNVKPRLPSVASVWKVNASFLLMLSAVVMLAV from the exons ATG GCTTTGATGGAATATCAGATATTGAAAATGTCTCCCAGCCTGCTCATCCTTCTGTTTCTCACACCTGGTATTTTATGCATTTGTCCTCTCCAATGTACATGCACAGAGAGGCACAGGCATGTGGACTGTTCGGGCAGAAACTTGACTACATTACCATCTGGACTGCAAGAGAATATTATCCATTTAAATCTGTCTTATAACCACTTTACTGATCTGCATAACCAGTTAACCCAATACACCAATCTGAGGACCCTGGATATTTCAAACAACAGGCTTGAAAGCCTGCCTGCTCAGTTACCTCGGTCCCTCTGGAACATGTCTGCTGCTAACAACAACATTAAACTGCTTGACAAATCTGATACTGCTTATCAGTGGAACCTTAAATATCTGGATGTTTCTAAGAATATGCTGGAAAAGGTTGTCCTCATTAAAAATACACTAAGAAGTCTTGAGATTCTCAATCTCAGTGATAACAAACTTTGGACAGTTCCAACCAACATGCCCTCCAAACTACATATCGTGGACCTGTCTAACAATTCCTTGACACAAATCCTTCCAGGAACATTAATAAACCTGACAAATCTCACACATCTTTACCTGCATAACAATAAGTTCACATTCATTCCAGATCAAGCTTTTGACCAACTCTTTCAGTTGCAAGAGATAACCCTTTACAATAACAGGTGGTCGTGTGACCACAAACAAAACCTTACTTACTTATTGAAGTGGATGATGGAAACAAAAGCCCATGTGATAGGGACTCCCTGTTCTAGCCAAATATCATCTTTGAAGGAACATAACATATACCCCACACCTTCTGGATTTACCTCAAGCTTGTTCACTCTAAGTGGGATGCAGACAGTGGACACCATTAACTCTCTGAGTATGGTAACTCAATCGAAAGTGACCAAAACACCCAAACAATATCGAACAAAGGAAACAACGTTTGGTGCCACTCTAAGCAAAGACACCACCTTTACGAGCACTGACAAGGCTTTTGTGCCCTATCCAGAAGATACATCCACAGAAATGATCAATTCACATGAAGCAGCAGCTGCAACTCTAACTATTCATCTCCAAGATGGAATTGTTACAAACACAAGCCTCACTAGCTCAACAAAATCATCCCCAACACCCATGACCCTAAGTATCACCAGTGGCATGCCAAATAATTTCTCTGAAATGCCTCCACAAAGCACAACCCTTAACTTACGCAGGGAAGAGACAACCACAAACGTAAAGCCTCGCTTACCTTCTGTGGCAAGTGTTTGGAAAGTGAATGCTTCGTTTCTCTTAATGCTCAGTGCTGTGGTCATGCTGGCTGTCTGA
- the OMG gene encoding oligodendrocyte-myelin glycoprotein isoform X2, whose amino-acid sequence MEYQILKMSPSLLILLFLTPGILCICPLQCTCTERHRHVDCSGRNLTTLPSGLQENIIHLNLSYNHFTDLHNQLTQYTNLRTLDISNNRLESLPAQLPRSLWNMSAANNNIKLLDKSDTAYQWNLKYLDVSKNMLEKVVLIKNTLRSLEILNLSDNKLWTVPTNMPSKLHIVDLSNNSLTQILPGTLINLTNLTHLYLHNNKFTFIPDQAFDQLFQLQEITLYNNRWSCDHKQNLTYLLKWMMETKAHVIGTPCSSQISSLKEHNIYPTPSGFTSSLFTLSGMQTVDTINSLSMVTQSKVTKTPKQYRTKETTFGATLSKDTTFTSTDKAFVPYPEDTSTEMINSHEAAAATLTIHLQDGIVTNTSLTSSTKSSPTPMTLSITSGMPNNFSEMPPQSTTLNLRREETTTNVKPRLPSVASVWKVNASFLLMLSAVVMLAV is encoded by the coding sequence ATGGAATATCAGATATTGAAAATGTCTCCCAGCCTGCTCATCCTTCTGTTTCTCACACCTGGTATTTTATGCATTTGTCCTCTCCAATGTACATGCACAGAGAGGCACAGGCATGTGGACTGTTCGGGCAGAAACTTGACTACATTACCATCTGGACTGCAAGAGAATATTATCCATTTAAATCTGTCTTATAACCACTTTACTGATCTGCATAACCAGTTAACCCAATACACCAATCTGAGGACCCTGGATATTTCAAACAACAGGCTTGAAAGCCTGCCTGCTCAGTTACCTCGGTCCCTCTGGAACATGTCTGCTGCTAACAACAACATTAAACTGCTTGACAAATCTGATACTGCTTATCAGTGGAACCTTAAATATCTGGATGTTTCTAAGAATATGCTGGAAAAGGTTGTCCTCATTAAAAATACACTAAGAAGTCTTGAGATTCTCAATCTCAGTGATAACAAACTTTGGACAGTTCCAACCAACATGCCCTCCAAACTACATATCGTGGACCTGTCTAACAATTCCTTGACACAAATCCTTCCAGGAACATTAATAAACCTGACAAATCTCACACATCTTTACCTGCATAACAATAAGTTCACATTCATTCCAGATCAAGCTTTTGACCAACTCTTTCAGTTGCAAGAGATAACCCTTTACAATAACAGGTGGTCGTGTGACCACAAACAAAACCTTACTTACTTATTGAAGTGGATGATGGAAACAAAAGCCCATGTGATAGGGACTCCCTGTTCTAGCCAAATATCATCTTTGAAGGAACATAACATATACCCCACACCTTCTGGATTTACCTCAAGCTTGTTCACTCTAAGTGGGATGCAGACAGTGGACACCATTAACTCTCTGAGTATGGTAACTCAATCGAAAGTGACCAAAACACCCAAACAATATCGAACAAAGGAAACAACGTTTGGTGCCACTCTAAGCAAAGACACCACCTTTACGAGCACTGACAAGGCTTTTGTGCCCTATCCAGAAGATACATCCACAGAAATGATCAATTCACATGAAGCAGCAGCTGCAACTCTAACTATTCATCTCCAAGATGGAATTGTTACAAACACAAGCCTCACTAGCTCAACAAAATCATCCCCAACACCCATGACCCTAAGTATCACCAGTGGCATGCCAAATAATTTCTCTGAAATGCCTCCACAAAGCACAACCCTTAACTTACGCAGGGAAGAGACAACCACAAACGTAAAGCCTCGCTTACCTTCTGTGGCAAGTGTTTGGAAAGTGAATGCTTCGTTTCTCTTAATGCTCAGTGCTGTGGTCATGCTGGCTGTCTGA